In the Setaria italica strain Yugu1 chromosome VI, Setaria_italica_v2.0, whole genome shotgun sequence genome, one interval contains:
- the LOC101754923 gene encoding 3-hydroxy-3-methylglutaryl-coenzyme A reductase encodes MEVRRKVGPGSAATPAARHPQPPPPPPRAARVQAGDALPLPIRHTNLIFSALFAASLAYLMRRWREKIRNSTPLHAVGLAEMLAIFGLIASLIYLLSFFGIAFVQSIVSSSDEDEDFLGVGSGAPAPPPVAAPARQAPAPAPCALLGNPAAAPEKMPEEDEEIVASVVAGKIPSYVLETRLGDCRRAAGIRREAVRRITGREIEGLPLDGFDYASILGQCCELPVGYVQLPVGIAGPLLLDGQRFYVPMATTEGCLVASTNRGCKAIAESGGANSVVLRDGMTRAPVARLPTARRAAEVRAFLEDPANFETLSMVFNRSSRFARLKSVQCAMAGRNLYMRFTCSTGDAMGMNMISKGVQNVLDFLQDDFPDMDVISISGNFCSDKKPAAVNWIEGRGKSVVCEAVIKEEVVKKVLKTNVQSLVELNTIKNLAGSAIAGALGGFNAHASNIVTAIFIATGQDPAQNVESSHCITMLEPINDGRDLHISVTMPSIEVGTVGGGTQLASQSACLDLLGVKGANRDSPGANARLLATVVAGGVLAGELSLLSALAAGQLVKSHMKYNRSIKDMSKAVP; translated from the exons ATGGAAGTGCGCCGCAAGGTGGGCCCCGGCtccgccgcgacgccggcggcccgccacccgcagccgccgccgccgccgccccgggcgGCCAGGGTCCAGGCCGGTgacgcgctgccgctgccgatcCGGCACACCAACCTCATCTTCTCGGCCCTGTTCGCGGCGTCGCTCGCCTACCTCATGCGCCGGTGGCGCGAGAAGATCCGCAACTCCACGCCGCTCCACgccgtggggctcgccgagatgcTCGCCATCTTCGGCCTCATCGCCTCGCTCATCTACCTCCTCAGCTTCTTCGGCATCGCATTCGTGCAGTCCATCGTCTCCTCcagcgacgaggacgaggattTCCTGGGCGTCGGGTCCGgggctcccgctcctcctcccgtcgccgcgcccgcccgccaggcgcccgcgccggccccgtgCGCGCTGCTGGggaaccccgccgccgcgcccgagaAAATGCCGGAAGAGGACGAGGAGATCGTCGCCTCGGTCGTCGCCGGGAAGATCCCCTCCTACGTGCTCGAGACCAGGCTCGGGGactgccgccgcgccgcgggcaTCCGGCGAGAGGCGGTGCGGCGGATCACGGGCAGGGAGATCGAGGGGCTCCCGCTCGACGGCTTCGACTACGCCTCCATCCTCGGCCAGTGCTGCGAGCTGCCGGTCGGCTACGTGCAGCTGCCGGTGGGCATCGCTGGGCCGCTCCTGCTCGACGGCCAGAGGTTCTATGTGCCCATGGCAACCACCGAGGGGTGCCTCGTCGCCAGCACCAACCGCGGCTGCAAGGCCATCGCGGAGTCAGGCGGCGCCAACAGCGTCGTGCTCCGCGACGGGATGACCCGCGCACCCGTCGCCCGCctccccaccgcgcgccgcgctGCCGAGGTCAGGGCATTCCTGGAGGACCCTGCCAATTTCGAGACGCTCTCCATGGTTTTCAACAG GTCAAGCAGGTTCGCAAGGCTGAAGAGCGTGCAGTGCGCGATGGCGGGAAGGAACCTGTACATGAGATTCACCTGCAGCACAGGGGACGCCATGGGGATGAACATGATCTCAAAGGGCGTGCAGAATGTGTTGGATTTCCTTCAGGATGACTTCCCTGACATGGACGTCATCAGCATCTCAG GTAACTTTTGCTCTGACAAGAAGCCAGCTGCTGTGAATTGGATTGAAGGACGTGGGAAGTCTGTGGTTTGTGAGGCGGTAATCAAGGAAGAAGTGGTGAAAAAGGTTCTAAAGACCAATGTACAGTCACTAGTTGAGCTGAACACGATCAAGAATCTTGCTGGCTCTGCTATTGCTGGAGCTCTTGGAGGTTTCAACGCTCATGCCAGCAATATTGTGACAGCCATCTTCATTGCCACTGGCCAGGATCCCGCACAGAATGTAGAAAGCTCTCACTGCATCACAATGCTGGAACCCATAAATGATGGAAGAGATCTTCACATCTCTGTCACCATGCCGTCTATTGAG GTGGGCACAGTTGGGGGAGGGACTCAGCTGGCGTCCCAGTCAGCGTGCCTTGACCTCCTCGGGGTGAAAGGCGCAAACAGGGACTCCCCCGGAGCAAACGCGAGGCTCCTGGCCACCGTGGTGGCTGGCGGGGTTCTCGCTGGGGAGCTATCTCTCCTGTCCGCACTCGCGGCCGGCCAGCTTGTGAAGAGCCACATGAAGTACAACAGATCCATCAAGGACATGTCCAAGGCCGTGCCTTGA